The Quercus robur chromosome 7, dhQueRobu3.1, whole genome shotgun sequence genome has a segment encoding these proteins:
- the LOC126690892 gene encoding LOB domain-containing protein 20, translated as MAETRDGDSTSGNRRKGRGKRIMATVEAEPVVAAMAPCGACKFLRRKCINGCIFAPHFGSDQGAARFAAVHKVFGASNVSKLLLHIPVHQRHDAVVTISYEAQARLSDPVYGCVSTVLALQQQVASLQAELAMVQTQLINSRFAFANSLQNSQQQQRQNIAVLQPAYSNNSSASNNLISMSAFTSNFDIVAETAPSPHSLEPLLLSRPSQDEEEDEEESHIPHVFGNEILHRS; from the exons ATGGCCGAGACACGAGATGGTGATAGCACATCTGGAAATCGACGTAAGGGCAGGGGAAAGCGTATAATGGCAACCGTAGAGGCAGAGCCAGTGGTAGCAGCAATGGCTCCATGTGGGGCATGCAAGTTTTTGAGGAGGAAGTGCATTAATGGGTGTATCTTTGCTCCCCACTTTGGCTCGGACCAAGGAGCAGCTCGGTTTGCAGCTGTGCACAAGGTATTTGGTGCAAGTAACGTATCAAAGCTCTTGTTGCATATACCAGTGCACCAAAGACACGATGCTGTGGTTACAATATCATATGAAGCTCAGGCCAGGTTGTCCGACCCAGTTTATGGTTGTGTGTCCACAGTACTTGCTTTACAACAGCAG GTGGCATCTCTGCAAGCCGAGCTGGCTATGGTGCAAACACAACTTATAAACAGTAGGTTTGCATTCGCAAATTCCCTTCAGAACTCGCAACAACAACAGCGGCAAAACATTGCAGTGCTGCAACCAGCGTATTCCAACAACTCTTCTGCTTCCAATAACCTCATCAGCATGAGTGCCTTCACCTCAAATTTCGACATTGTAGCAGAGACTGCACCATCCCCACACAGCTTAGAGCCTTTGCTGCTTTCAAGACCGTCCCAAGATGAGGAAGAAGACGAGGAAGAGAGTCACATTCCGCATGTGTTTGGCAATGAGATACTACATCGGAGTTGA